In the Streptomyces fradiae ATCC 10745 = DSM 40063 genome, one interval contains:
- a CDS encoding small ribosomal subunit Rsm22 family protein, producing MNATLPTPDALRAALAGLLDGLPPTKAAQAVDRLIASYRGTTPTDAPVLRDRADVAAYAAYRMPATFEAVRSALAALRDAAPAWRPATHTDVGGGTGAASWAVAEAWGADEPGTVEPLADEPLADEPGRDGGRADVAGGEADRARQAPQTPRTTVLDWAEPALALGRELAAASGVPGLRTAQWRRARIGGALTLDPVDLVTVSYVLKELTEADRAALVGAAARAAQAVVIVEPGTPDGYERIIAARDLLIGAGLRIAAPCPHSAACPIEPGGDWCHFSARVSRSSLHRQVKGGSLAYEDEKFAYVAAVRFPAEPAAARVTRRPQIRKGQVLLDLCTEGDGLRRDTVTKRHGGLYKEARDAQWGDAWPPA from the coding sequence GTGAACGCCACCCTCCCGACCCCGGACGCCCTGCGCGCCGCCCTCGCCGGGCTGCTCGACGGGCTGCCGCCCACCAAGGCCGCGCAGGCCGTCGACCGGCTCATCGCCAGCTACCGGGGCACCACGCCCACCGACGCGCCCGTCCTGCGGGACCGCGCCGACGTCGCCGCGTACGCCGCCTACCGGATGCCCGCCACCTTCGAGGCGGTGCGGTCCGCGCTGGCCGCCCTCCGCGACGCCGCCCCCGCCTGGCGGCCCGCCACCCACACCGACGTCGGCGGCGGCACGGGCGCGGCGAGCTGGGCGGTCGCGGAGGCGTGGGGCGCCGACGAGCCGGGCACCGTCGAGCCGCTCGCCGACGAGCCGCTCGCCGACGAGCCGGGCCGCGACGGGGGCCGCGCGGACGTGGCGGGAGGGGAGGCCGACCGGGCCCGGCAGGCCCCCCAGACCCCCCGTACCACCGTCCTCGACTGGGCCGAGCCCGCGCTCGCCCTGGGCCGCGAGCTGGCCGCCGCCTCCGGCGTGCCCGGACTGCGCACCGCACAGTGGCGCCGCGCCCGCATCGGAGGGGCGCTGACGCTGGACCCGGTGGACCTCGTCACCGTCTCGTACGTGCTCAAGGAGCTGACCGAGGCCGACCGTGCCGCGCTCGTCGGCGCCGCCGCCCGCGCCGCCCAGGCCGTGGTGATCGTGGAGCCGGGCACCCCCGACGGGTACGAGCGGATCATCGCCGCCCGCGACCTCCTGATCGGCGCGGGCCTGCGGATCGCCGCGCCCTGCCCGCACAGCGCCGCGTGCCCGATCGAGCCGGGCGGCGACTGGTGCCACTTCTCCGCGCGGGTCAGCCGCTCGTCGCTGCACCGGCAGGTGAAGGGCGGCTCCCTCGCGTACGAGGACGAGAAGTTCGCCTACGTCGCCGCGGTCCGCTTCCCCGCGGAGCCCGCCGCCGCCCGCGTGACGCGCAGGCCGCAGATCCGCAAGGGCCAGGTCCTGCTCGACCTGTGCACCGAGGGCGACGGGCTGCGCCGCGACACCGTCACCAAGCGCCACGGCGGCCTCTACAAGGAGGCGCGGGACGCGCAGTGGGGGGACGCCTGGCCCCCGGCCTGA
- a CDS encoding multidrug effflux MFS transporter, which yields MPESGPSQGQTTHGPIPTPRTEPRPPGAGTPVTRTPDIGTRGTRAQDAPAQDAPAPETRTAETRTPESGASGTRTAARTEREGRTAPAPAVPAARRAGLLVTLVLGGLTALPPLSMDMYLPALPEVTGSLGAPAATVQLTLTACLAGMALGQLVVGPMSDKWGRRRPLLIGMVVYVLATAACALAPNAALLVSFRLLQGLAGAAGIVIARAVVRDLYDGVEMARFFSTLMLISGVAPVVAPLIGGQILRVTDWRGVFHVLTVVGLLLTLVVWKWLHETLPPARRHDGGVGSALRTMRGLLADRVFTGYMLSGGFAFAALFAYISASPFVVQEIYGASPQTFSLLFGVNSVGLVAVGQINGKLLVGRVSLDKALATGLAVITLASAALLLMTGGVFGPVGLVPVAAGLFVLMSAMGLAMPNTNAQALMRTPHAAGSASALLGTCSFLVGAVASPLVGIAGEHTAVPMALVQLVCALAAVGCFLGLCRPWQRAAAPAGPPTMGR from the coding sequence ATGCCGGAATCCGGCCCGAGCCAGGGACAGACCACCCACGGACCGATACCGACCCCCCGCACGGAACCCCGGCCCCCGGGCGCCGGCACCCCGGTCACGCGGACCCCGGACATCGGGACCCGGGGCACCCGCGCCCAGGACGCCCCGGCCCAGGACGCCCCGGCCCCGGAGACCCGCACCGCCGAGACCCGGACCCCCGAGAGCGGGGCCTCCGGCACCCGGACGGCCGCCCGTACGGAGCGCGAGGGGCGTACGGCGCCTGCGCCCGCCGTCCCCGCCGCGCGCCGCGCCGGGCTCCTCGTGACCCTCGTCCTCGGCGGGCTGACCGCGCTCCCGCCGCTCTCCATGGACATGTACCTCCCGGCCCTCCCCGAGGTCACCGGCTCCCTGGGCGCCCCGGCCGCGACCGTGCAGCTCACCCTGACCGCCTGCCTCGCCGGCATGGCGCTCGGCCAGCTCGTCGTCGGGCCGATGAGCGACAAGTGGGGCCGCCGCCGCCCGCTGCTCATCGGCATGGTCGTCTACGTCCTGGCCACCGCCGCCTGCGCCCTCGCGCCGAACGCCGCGCTGCTGGTCTCCTTCCGGCTGCTCCAGGGACTCGCGGGCGCGGCGGGCATCGTCATCGCCCGCGCCGTCGTCCGAGACCTGTACGACGGCGTGGAGATGGCCCGCTTCTTCTCCACCCTCATGCTCATCTCCGGCGTCGCCCCCGTCGTCGCGCCGCTCATCGGCGGGCAGATCCTGCGCGTCACGGACTGGCGGGGCGTCTTCCACGTCCTGACCGTCGTCGGCCTGCTCCTCACCCTCGTCGTGTGGAAGTGGCTGCACGAGACGCTGCCGCCCGCGCGCCGGCACGACGGCGGGGTCGGCTCCGCCCTGCGCACCATGCGCGGCCTCCTCGCCGACCGCGTCTTCACCGGCTACATGCTCTCCGGCGGCTTCGCCTTCGCCGCCCTCTTCGCCTACATCAGCGCCTCCCCGTTCGTGGTCCAGGAGATCTACGGGGCGTCGCCGCAGACCTTCAGCCTCCTCTTCGGGGTCAACTCGGTCGGCCTCGTCGCCGTCGGGCAGATCAACGGCAAGCTGCTCGTCGGGCGCGTCAGCCTCGACAAGGCCCTCGCCACCGGCCTCGCCGTGATCACCCTGGCCTCCGCCGCGCTGCTGCTGATGACCGGCGGCGTCTTCGGGCCGGTCGGTCTCGTGCCGGTCGCGGCCGGGCTGTTCGTCCTCATGTCGGCGATGGGACTGGCCATGCCGAACACCAACGCCCAGGCGCTGATGCGCACCCCGCACGCCGCCGGCTCCGCCTCCGCGCTGCTGGGCACCTGCTCGTTCCTGGTCGGCGCGGTCGCCTCGCCGCTCGTCGGCATCGCCGGGGAGCACACGGCCGTGCCGATGGCCCTCGTGCAGCTCGTCTGCGCCCTCGCCGCCGTCGGCTGCTTCCTCGGGCTGTGCCGCCCCTGGCAGCGGGCCGCCGCCCCCGCCGGGCCGCCTACCATGGGCCGGTGA
- a CDS encoding Gfo/Idh/MocA family protein, which yields MGRKVRWGVLATGGIAASFTRDLLDMPDDAEVVAVASRTAASARAFAERFGIPRAYGSWAELAADDGVDVVYVATPHAAHRAAAGLCLEAGRAVLCEKPFTLNAREAGELVALARERGTFLMEAMWMYCNPAVRRLVELVRDGAIGEIRTVHADFGLVAPDDPGHRLRDPAAGGGALLDLGVYPVAFAQLLLGEPDRVAANALLSPEGVDLNTGVLLGWDSGAAGLLSCSVVADTPLTASVTGTAGRIEFPRGFFFPEGFTLFRDGREPEEVRVELRRDSYQYQAAEVMRCLRAGESESPLVPLDGTLAVMRTLDAVRELVGVRYPGE from the coding sequence GTGGGGCGGAAGGTGCGCTGGGGCGTGCTGGCGACGGGCGGCATCGCCGCGTCGTTCACGCGGGACCTGCTGGACATGCCGGACGACGCCGAGGTGGTGGCCGTGGCGTCGCGTACGGCGGCCTCCGCGCGGGCGTTCGCGGAGCGGTTCGGGATACCGCGCGCGTACGGGTCGTGGGCGGAGCTCGCCGCCGACGACGGGGTCGACGTGGTGTACGTGGCGACGCCGCACGCCGCGCACCGGGCGGCGGCGGGCCTGTGCCTGGAGGCGGGGCGGGCGGTGCTGTGCGAGAAGCCGTTCACCCTCAACGCGCGGGAGGCGGGTGAGCTGGTGGCCCTGGCGCGGGAGCGCGGGACGTTCCTGATGGAGGCCATGTGGATGTACTGCAACCCGGCCGTGCGGCGGCTCGTCGAGCTGGTCCGGGACGGGGCGATCGGCGAGATCCGCACCGTGCACGCCGACTTCGGGCTGGTCGCCCCCGACGACCCGGGGCACCGGCTGCGGGACCCGGCGGCGGGCGGCGGGGCGCTGCTGGACCTCGGGGTCTACCCGGTCGCCTTCGCCCAGCTCCTGCTCGGCGAACCGGACCGGGTCGCGGCGAACGCGCTGCTGTCGCCGGAGGGCGTCGACCTCAACACGGGGGTGCTGCTCGGCTGGGATTCGGGGGCGGCGGGGCTGCTGTCCTGCTCGGTCGTGGCGGACACCCCGCTGACCGCGTCGGTGACCGGGACGGCGGGGCGGATCGAGTTCCCGCGCGGCTTCTTCTTCCCGGAGGGCTTCACCCTGTTCCGGGACGGGCGGGAGCCGGAGGAGGTCCGGGTCGAGCTGCGCCGGGACAGCTACCAATACCAGGCGGCCGAGGTGATGCGCTGCCTGCGGGCGGGCGAGAGCGAGTCGCCGCTGGTGCCGCTGGACGGCACGCTGGCCGTGATGCGGACGCTGGACGCGGTCCGGGAACTGGTCGGCGTCCGCTACCCGGGCGAGTAG
- a CDS encoding alkaline phosphatase D family protein has product MTSDTSELRAAARHFGRRGLIGTGAAAALAFAVGLPAAGAAHAAELDERRVADDPFTLGVASGDPHPTSVLLWTRLAPRPYEPGGGLPAQRVPVHWEIAHDERFRRVVRRGRTTAHPEFDHTVHVEVGHLQPGRVYHYRFRTGTWTSPAGRTRTAPHPGARPAALRIAAVSCQAYHDGYFTAYRHLADEPDLAAVVHLGDYLYEYAVNATGGARAYTDRRLPAHFNRETVTLEDYRLRYALYKTDPDLRAAHAAHPFVVTWDDHETENNYAGGTPENDVPPEEFLLRRAAAYRAYWENQPLRLPQRPTGPDMRVYRRLRFGRLAQFDVLDTRQYRSDQAYGDGWRVPGPDSQDPSRTMLGAEQERWLLDGWRASDALWNVVPQQVVLARRRNVPRPDFKVSMDAWDGYPAARARLLDGAQAAGVDNLVVLTGDVHVGYALDLKADFDDPGSRTVGTELVATSISSGKDGADRPANWGDLTAANPHLRYYNGRRGYLRVTFDERQARADYRTVGAVTTPGAPVATAASFVTEAGAPGLRPA; this is encoded by the coding sequence ATGACGTCCGACACCTCCGAACTCCGCGCAGCGGCCCGCCACTTCGGCAGACGGGGCCTCATCGGCACGGGCGCCGCCGCCGCGCTCGCCTTCGCCGTCGGCCTCCCGGCCGCGGGCGCCGCCCACGCCGCCGAGCTCGACGAACGCCGCGTCGCCGACGACCCGTTCACCCTCGGCGTGGCCTCCGGCGACCCGCACCCCACGTCCGTCCTGCTGTGGACGCGCCTCGCGCCCCGCCCGTACGAGCCCGGCGGCGGACTGCCCGCGCAGCGCGTCCCCGTGCACTGGGAGATCGCCCACGACGAGCGGTTCCGCCGCGTCGTGCGGCGCGGCCGCACCACCGCCCACCCCGAGTTCGACCACACCGTGCACGTCGAGGTCGGCCACCTCCAGCCCGGCCGCGTCTACCACTACCGCTTCCGCACCGGCACCTGGACCAGCCCCGCCGGCCGCACCCGCACCGCCCCCCACCCGGGCGCCCGCCCGGCCGCGCTGCGCATCGCCGCCGTCTCCTGCCAGGCGTACCACGACGGCTACTTCACCGCCTACCGCCACCTCGCCGACGAGCCGGACCTCGCCGCCGTCGTCCACCTCGGCGACTACCTGTACGAGTACGCCGTCAACGCCACCGGCGGCGCCCGCGCCTACACCGACCGCCGCCTGCCCGCCCACTTCAACCGCGAGACGGTCACGCTGGAGGACTACCGCCTCCGGTACGCGCTCTACAAGACCGACCCGGACCTGCGGGCCGCCCACGCCGCGCACCCCTTCGTCGTCACCTGGGACGACCACGAGACGGAGAACAACTACGCCGGCGGCACCCCGGAGAACGACGTGCCGCCCGAGGAGTTCCTGCTGCGGCGCGCCGCCGCGTACCGCGCGTACTGGGAGAACCAGCCGCTGCGGCTGCCCCAGCGGCCCACCGGCCCCGACATGCGGGTGTACCGGAGGCTGCGGTTCGGGCGGCTCGCCCAGTTCGACGTGCTCGACACCCGCCAGTACCGCTCCGACCAGGCGTACGGCGACGGCTGGCGCGTCCCCGGCCCGGACTCGCAGGACCCGTCGCGCACCATGCTCGGCGCCGAGCAGGAGCGGTGGCTCCTCGACGGCTGGCGCGCCTCGGACGCCCTGTGGAACGTCGTCCCGCAGCAGGTCGTCCTCGCCCGGCGGCGCAACGTCCCCCGCCCGGACTTCAAGGTCTCCATGGACGCCTGGGACGGCTACCCCGCCGCCCGCGCCCGCCTCCTCGACGGGGCCCAGGCGGCCGGGGTGGACAACCTCGTCGTGCTCACCGGCGACGTCCACGTCGGATACGCCCTCGACCTGAAGGCCGACTTCGACGACCCCGGCTCGCGGACCGTCGGCACCGAACTGGTCGCCACCTCCATCAGCAGCGGCAAGGACGGCGCCGACCGGCCCGCCAACTGGGGCGATCTGACCGCCGCCAACCCGCACCTGCGGTACTACAACGGGCGGCGCGGCTATCTGCGCGTCACCTTCGACGAGCGGCAGGCCCGCGCCGACTACCGCACGGTGGGCGCGGTCACCACGCCGGGCGCGCCCGTCGCGACGGCCGCCTCCTTCGTCACGGAGGCCGGCGCCCCGGGGCTGCGGCCCGCGTAG
- a CDS encoding PhzF family phenazine biosynthesis protein, producing MTNDAPEATPEILHYTAFSADPGGGNPAGVVLDASGLEPADMLAIAAEVGYSESVFLTAPPEGLGEAGRAYTVRYFSPLAEVPFCGHATIAAAVALGERIGPGDLVFATRAGEVPVSVTVRDGAPRATLTSVEPYVAEAADEDVAEALEALDWPAEDLDPALPPRIAFAGARHLVLAAGSRERLADLSYDFERLKALMLRLDLTTVQLVWRASDTVFHVRDPFPVGGVVEDPATGAAAAAFGAYARALRLVPEASVLTLHQGEDLGRPAELTVELRTGDPRVRVSGTGARMR from the coding sequence ATGACGAACGACGCCCCCGAGGCCACCCCCGAGATCCTGCACTACACCGCGTTCTCCGCCGATCCGGGAGGCGGCAACCCGGCGGGCGTCGTCCTCGACGCCTCGGGCCTGGAGCCCGCGGACATGCTGGCGATCGCGGCGGAGGTCGGCTACAGCGAGAGCGTCTTCCTGACGGCGCCGCCGGAGGGCCTCGGCGAGGCGGGGCGGGCGTACACCGTGCGGTACTTCAGCCCGCTGGCGGAGGTGCCGTTCTGCGGGCACGCCACGATCGCGGCGGCCGTGGCGCTGGGCGAGCGGATCGGTCCGGGCGACCTGGTGTTCGCGACCCGCGCCGGCGAGGTCCCCGTCTCGGTGACCGTACGGGACGGGGCGCCGCGCGCGACGCTGACCAGCGTGGAGCCGTACGTCGCCGAGGCCGCCGACGAGGACGTGGCGGAGGCGCTGGAGGCGCTGGACTGGCCGGCGGAGGACCTGGACCCGGCCCTGCCCCCGCGCATCGCCTTCGCGGGCGCCCGGCACCTGGTGCTGGCGGCGGGGTCACGGGAGCGGCTGGCGGACCTCTCGTACGACTTCGAGCGGCTGAAGGCGCTGATGCTCCGCCTGGACCTGACGACCGTGCAGCTGGTGTGGCGGGCGTCGGACACGGTGTTCCACGTGCGGGACCCGTTCCCGGTGGGCGGGGTGGTGGAGGACCCGGCGACGGGCGCGGCGGCGGCGGCGTTCGGCGCGTACGCCCGCGCCCTGCGGCTGGTCCCGGAGGCGTCGGTGCTCACCCTCCACCAGGGCGAGGACCTGGGCCGCCCGGCGGAGCTGACGGTCGAGCTCCGCACCGGCGACCCGCGCGTCCGGGTCTCGGGCACCGGCGCCCGGATGCGCTGA
- a CDS encoding MazG-like family protein, which yields MDSTWKTVEELRTWLDGHAPGPPEHTALLRVLKLSEEVGEVAEAVIGAHGHNPRKGRSHTWTDVQAELCDVIVTAMVALRTLTPDAPAVFAHHLNRVHIRSRPPGARPSEPPGEPGTSAPGNTTERSPASP from the coding sequence ATGGACAGCACCTGGAAGACGGTCGAGGAACTCCGCACCTGGCTCGACGGCCACGCCCCCGGCCCTCCCGAACACACCGCCCTGCTGCGGGTCCTGAAGCTCTCGGAGGAGGTCGGCGAGGTCGCCGAGGCGGTGATCGGCGCGCACGGGCACAACCCCCGCAAGGGCCGCAGCCACACCTGGACCGACGTCCAGGCGGAGCTGTGCGACGTCATCGTCACCGCGATGGTCGCCCTGCGCACTCTCACCCCCGACGCCCCGGCCGTCTTCGCCCATCACCTGAACCGCGTCCACATCCGCTCCCGCCCGCCGGGCGCCCGCCCCTCCGAGCCGCCGGGGGAACCCGGCACGTCCGCGCCCGGAAACACCACCGAGCGGTCGCCCGCGTCCCCCTGA
- a CDS encoding peptidase inhibitor family I36 protein: MRKFAAAVAVLGLSALGVAVPATTAQAAGESTTGAICDSKWGPRNGNMYAWEHYDCQGTLLISTPGNSSWWGTSAQDKATSVMNRGYTGSLAVVKFYEHVNHGGGHGCLLPGELYADNLTDNRLSNGVGANDRISSHKWVNSTDCSTLLT, translated from the coding sequence ATGCGCAAGTTCGCCGCCGCGGTGGCCGTCCTCGGGCTCAGTGCCCTGGGCGTCGCCGTCCCCGCCACCACCGCCCAGGCCGCCGGCGAGTCCACCACCGGTGCGATCTGCGACAGCAAGTGGGGGCCGCGCAACGGCAACATGTACGCCTGGGAGCACTACGACTGCCAGGGCACCCTTCTGATCTCCACCCCGGGCAACAGCTCGTGGTGGGGGACCAGCGCGCAGGACAAGGCCACGTCCGTCATGAACCGCGGGTACACCGGCAGCCTCGCCGTCGTCAAGTTCTACGAGCACGTCAACCACGGCGGTGGTCACGGCTGCCTCCTGCCCGGTGAGCTCTACGCCGACAACCTCACCGACAACCGCCTCAGCAACGGTGTCGGCGCCAACGACAGGATCTCCTCGCACAAGTGGGTCAACTCGACGGACTGCAGCACGCTGCTGACCTGA
- a CDS encoding nSTAND1 domain-containing NTPase, with product MTNPQHGHAADHRSSDDQDAHGAETFPAHLRRLRRERGLSLADLARRTHYSKGYLSKIETGAKRPTADVARLCDEVLRARGGLLRRMAPPTGPSPAPGRHAAATAPRDRNDVCPYRGFQAFTPEDSQWFFGRDRVTAALVERTFERIGRGPLALVAPSGTGKTSLLNAGLVPALKRGELPMPGADRWPVVTLTPTSRPLDELLERTAKTVGWDPGVTTEALREDPAVLLHGVGDPRDVASGSPTGGTPPPARPVLIVDQFEELFTLCSEEEQRRAFVRVLLTLAGTPPAHDAPEPAVVVLGIRADFTDDCLRFPDLAEALAGGVFVPPPMSVAELTEAITRPAELAGLTLEPGLVPLLLRDAGPGDTPLPEDPAAAHHTGTGPNPQAWAGSAPGAGEAPGFALPFVSHALLATWRRREGPALTVRAYERTGGVREAVARTAENVFAGLRPAEQKAARLLLTRLVHVAEGVRTTRRRVGRAALTEQLAGTAGAAVAWEALVRARLVTVGGDTVEISHEALPHAWPRLRAWLDTDRAALLLLQELSRAAAVWRREGRDPSALYRGSRLEAASALAAGPGGGRLLSALEEEFLTAGREREDLLRARARWRVRVRRSLLAALRLPPALAATAHRLAHRLVHRRRARRRRRASGHGRSPGGSTDPVPRLPLRPADRPTTTCTTTGWERHPFPPRVRRISTPHSAGRLEPDGTTTSGEPRSSTRRPGVDRDVGVSHGRTRPWRLSTTAAHTPLAIWPMPLQPLTMPLPIQAL from the coding sequence TTGACGAACCCGCAACACGGACACGCAGCAGACCACCGCAGCAGCGACGACCAGGACGCGCACGGCGCGGAGACCTTTCCCGCGCACCTGCGACGACTGAGACGGGAACGCGGCCTGTCTCTCGCCGACCTCGCTCGGCGCACCCACTACAGCAAGGGCTACCTCAGCAAGATCGAGACGGGGGCGAAGCGGCCGACCGCCGACGTCGCCCGGCTCTGCGACGAGGTGCTGCGCGCCAGGGGCGGACTCCTGAGGCGGATGGCCCCGCCCACCGGGCCGTCGCCCGCCCCCGGCCGGCACGCTGCCGCCACCGCGCCCCGCGATCGGAACGACGTCTGCCCCTACCGGGGCTTCCAGGCGTTCACCCCGGAGGACTCGCAGTGGTTCTTCGGCCGCGACCGGGTCACGGCCGCCCTGGTCGAGCGGACCTTCGAACGGATCGGCCGCGGCCCGCTCGCGCTGGTCGCCCCCTCGGGCACGGGCAAGACATCCCTGCTCAACGCGGGGCTCGTACCCGCCCTCAAACGCGGTGAACTGCCGATGCCCGGCGCCGACCGCTGGCCGGTCGTCACCCTCACCCCCACTTCCCGCCCCCTCGACGAGCTGCTGGAGCGCACCGCCAAGACCGTCGGCTGGGACCCCGGCGTCACCACCGAAGCGCTGCGGGAGGATCCCGCCGTGCTTCTCCACGGCGTGGGCGACCCGCGGGACGTCGCATCCGGCTCCCCCACGGGCGGGACGCCCCCGCCGGCCCGTCCGGTCCTGATCGTCGACCAGTTCGAGGAACTGTTCACCCTCTGCTCCGAGGAGGAGCAACGACGCGCCTTCGTCCGGGTGCTCCTCACCCTGGCCGGGACCCCGCCCGCACACGACGCTCCCGAACCCGCCGTGGTGGTGCTCGGCATCCGCGCCGACTTCACCGACGACTGCCTGAGGTTTCCGGACCTTGCCGAGGCCCTCGCGGGAGGCGTCTTCGTCCCGCCGCCGATGTCGGTGGCGGAACTGACGGAGGCGATCACACGTCCGGCCGAGCTGGCCGGGCTCACCCTCGAACCCGGCCTCGTGCCCCTGCTGCTACGGGACGCCGGGCCGGGCGACACGCCCCTGCCCGAGGACCCCGCGGCCGCGCACCACACCGGGACGGGTCCGAACCCGCAGGCCTGGGCGGGTTCGGCGCCCGGGGCCGGGGAGGCACCCGGCTTCGCCCTGCCGTTCGTCTCACACGCCCTGCTCGCCACCTGGCGGCGGCGCGAGGGACCGGCTCTGACCGTCCGGGCATACGAGCGGACCGGCGGCGTCCGGGAAGCCGTCGCCCGGACCGCGGAGAACGTCTTCGCGGGGCTGCGCCCGGCCGAGCAGAAGGCCGCCCGGCTCCTCCTGACCAGGCTGGTCCATGTCGCCGAAGGCGTCCGTACGACCCGTCGCCGGGTCGGCCGGGCGGCACTGACGGAACAGCTCGCCGGCACGGCCGGAGCCGCCGTCGCATGGGAGGCGCTCGTTCGGGCACGGCTCGTCACCGTCGGCGGTGACACGGTCGAGATCTCGCACGAGGCCCTGCCGCACGCCTGGCCCCGGCTCCGCGCGTGGCTCGACACCGACCGGGCCGCCCTGCTGCTGCTCCAGGAGCTCTCCCGGGCCGCCGCGGTATGGCGACGTGAGGGCCGCGACCCGTCCGCCCTGTATCGGGGCAGCCGCCTGGAAGCCGCGTCCGCCCTGGCCGCCGGCCCGGGCGGAGGGCGGCTGCTGAGCGCGTTGGAGGAGGAGTTCCTGACGGCCGGCCGCGAGCGGGAGGACCTTCTCCGGGCCCGCGCTCGGTGGCGGGTCCGAGTACGGCGGTCCCTGCTCGCCGCCCTCCGCCTTCCGCCGGCGCTCGCCGCGACCGCCCACCGCCTCGCCCACCGCCTCGTCCACCGGCGGCGGGCCCGGCGTCGCCGCCGGGCCTCCGGTCACGGCCGTTCCCCGGGCGGCTCGACGGACCCGGTCCCGCGGCTCCCGCTCCGGCCGGCCGACCGGCCGACCACCACGTGTACCACCACGGGGTGGGAACGGCATCCGTTCCCACCCCGCGTCCGCCGGATCTCCACGCCCCACAGCGCAGGCCGGCTCGAACCTGACGGCACGACGACGTCAGGAGAGCCGAGGAGCAGTACTCGGCGCCCGGGTGTCGACCGGGATGTCGGGGTCAGTCACGGACGGACGCGGCCCTGGCGCCTGAGTACCACCGCGGCTCACACGCCGCTGGCTATCTGGCCGATGCCGCTCCAGCCGTTGACCATGCCGTTGCCGATCCAGGCGCTGTAG
- a CDS encoding FG-GAP-like repeat-containing protein, with protein MPAGKPALRTIVTLAGGETRDVTELAPRAERDLVLARLMLPARGAATARVATATPAAGTSLSAVGYGRTKTEWVPDKAHTGTFTLDSADATTLAVTGTGTDAICKGDAGGPLLNAAGEIVGVNSRSWQGGCLGTDPAETRTSAVAARTDGLAQWITETTKPRRSAAVNEVGGSDQIRWADWDGDRGPDYVSIAANGNVSVWLNRGPNAFVAVGKVASGTTLDRSRVRLADYDGDGKTDYWVINSNGSFNVHVNTGGDGRGGWSTVGQVASGVTTEHGRVHFADFTGDVHADLLLRGSGTSTAYSAWIGNGMVNGWSGIGQIASGV; from the coding sequence GTGCCCGCGGGGAAGCCCGCTCTGCGGACCATCGTCACCCTGGCCGGCGGTGAGACGCGCGACGTCACCGAACTCGCCCCTCGCGCCGAGCGCGACCTGGTCCTGGCCCGTCTCATGCTGCCGGCCAGGGGCGCGGCCACCGCCAGGGTCGCGACCGCGACCCCGGCGGCCGGTACGAGCCTCAGCGCGGTCGGCTACGGCCGGACGAAGACCGAGTGGGTGCCGGACAAGGCCCACACCGGCACGTTCACCCTCGACTCCGCGGACGCGACCACGCTGGCCGTCACCGGTACGGGTACCGACGCCATCTGCAAGGGAGACGCCGGCGGTCCCCTCCTGAATGCCGCGGGTGAGATCGTCGGGGTCAACAGCCGGTCCTGGCAGGGGGGTTGCCTGGGCACCGACCCGGCCGAAACCCGCACGAGCGCCGTGGCCGCCCGCACCGACGGCCTCGCCCAGTGGATCACCGAGACCACCAAGCCGCGGCGTTCCGCCGCCGTGAACGAGGTGGGCGGCAGCGATCAGATCCGGTGGGCCGACTGGGACGGTGACCGCGGGCCCGACTACGTCAGCATCGCCGCGAACGGCAACGTCAGCGTGTGGCTCAACCGCGGCCCCAATGCCTTTGTGGCCGTCGGCAAGGTCGCCAGCGGCACCACTCTGGACCGCTCGCGCGTGCGGTTAGCCGACTACGACGGCGACGGCAAGACCGACTACTGGGTGATCAACTCCAACGGCTCGTTCAACGTCCACGTCAACACGGGCGGAGACGGACGCGGTGGCTGGAGCACGGTCGGACAAGTCGCCTCGGGAGTCACCACGGAGCACGGCCGCGTCCACTTCGCCGACTTCACCGGCGATGTCCACGCCGACCTCCTGCTCCGGGGTAGTGGCACCAGCACCGCCTACAGCGCCTGGATCGGCAACGGCATGGTCAACGGCTGGAGCGGCATCGGCCAGATAGCCAGCGGCGTGTGA
- a CDS encoding trypsin-like serine protease translates to MVRVRCHTSYATRCPLRGRPQLKAWPGDMGSGRCRGAHREESRMSDVRPGSVRITSLLAAATVVAASLASADSALALEGPEALPGQHASVVKRNIGEEPNTRACTGTLVDEWWVATAASCFAPHGGPAGARGEARSADHRHPGRR, encoded by the coding sequence ATGGTTCGCGTACGCTGTCACACGTCGTACGCAACCCGTTGTCCACTCCGGGGTCGGCCTCAACTCAAGGCGTGGCCAGGTGACATGGGCAGCGGGCGTTGTCGTGGAGCCCATCGTGAAGAAAGCCGCATGTCGGATGTCCGTCCGGGCTCAGTGCGGATTACCAGCCTGCTGGCAGCAGCCACCGTGGTCGCTGCGAGCCTGGCCTCGGCCGATTCCGCCCTGGCCCTCGAGGGGCCCGAAGCGCTGCCCGGTCAGCACGCCTCCGTCGTGAAGCGGAACATCGGGGAAGAGCCGAACACCCGCGCCTGCACCGGCACGCTCGTGGACGAGTGGTGGGTCGCCACCGCAGCCAGTTGCTTCGCCCCCCACGGCGGGCCAGCAGGTGCCCGCGGGGAAGCCCGCTCTGCGGACCATCGTCACCCTGGCCGGCGGTGA